The proteins below come from a single Arthrobacter crystallopoietes genomic window:
- a CDS encoding Nramp family divalent metal transporter, whose translation MSADSNTPTGAVNHADRIDDDGGKPAKWKIVGPGLVVAATGVGAADMVATLVAGSQFGYQLFWAVIVGVILKIVLVEGAGRYTLATGKTIFEGWRSLGRWTTWYFGPYIIIWGFVYGATAMSSAALPLAALFPVFPLWVWAILMGLAGFAMVWFGKYATFEKITAALVGIMFVTVVGLAVIAVPNIPEMLTGLIPSIPAEGGLLSTLALAGGVGGTITLAAYGYWLREKGWYTPKWMRVMRIDNSVAYIMTGIFVLAMLIVGAEVVRSAGVSISGGDEGLLELAGVLNERYGDVVGTGFLVGFWAASFSSIIGVWNGVSLMFADFWGHMRKKESGHPDTRVGGKYFKFYVLWLTFPPMLLFILGKPIGLILAYGVLGSLFMPFLALTLLGLLNGKRVPKEWSNKLHTNIALGICALLFGILGVQQLVKAIAPIFGG comes from the coding sequence ATGTCAGCTGACAGCAACACGCCAACCGGAGCGGTGAACCACGCCGACCGGATTGACGACGACGGCGGCAAGCCCGCCAAATGGAAAATTGTTGGCCCCGGACTCGTCGTTGCGGCGACTGGTGTCGGTGCCGCGGACATGGTGGCCACCCTGGTGGCAGGCTCCCAGTTCGGTTACCAGCTCTTCTGGGCCGTTATCGTCGGTGTCATCCTGAAGATTGTCCTGGTTGAAGGTGCAGGCCGTTACACCCTGGCCACCGGCAAGACCATCTTCGAAGGCTGGCGCTCGCTGGGCCGCTGGACCACCTGGTACTTCGGGCCGTACATCATCATTTGGGGCTTCGTCTACGGCGCCACCGCGATGTCCTCGGCCGCCCTGCCGCTGGCTGCCTTGTTCCCGGTGTTCCCGCTCTGGGTCTGGGCGATCCTGATGGGCCTGGCCGGTTTCGCGATGGTCTGGTTCGGCAAGTACGCCACCTTCGAAAAGATCACCGCTGCCCTGGTCGGCATCATGTTCGTGACCGTTGTGGGGCTGGCAGTCATCGCGGTTCCCAACATCCCCGAAATGCTCACGGGCCTGATCCCGTCGATCCCGGCTGAAGGCGGACTCCTGTCCACCCTGGCCCTCGCCGGCGGCGTCGGCGGCACCATCACGCTGGCGGCCTATGGCTACTGGCTGCGTGAAAAGGGCTGGTACACGCCCAAGTGGATGCGCGTCATGCGGATCGACAACTCGGTTGCGTACATCATGACCGGCATCTTCGTCCTGGCCATGCTGATTGTCGGTGCAGAGGTTGTCCGCTCCGCCGGCGTCTCCATCAGCGGTGGCGACGAAGGCCTGCTGGAACTGGCCGGCGTCCTCAACGAGCGCTATGGCGACGTCGTCGGCACCGGCTTCCTGGTCGGTTTCTGGGCCGCATCGTTCTCGTCGATCATCGGCGTGTGGAACGGTGTCTCCCTGATGTTCGCCGATTTCTGGGGACATATGCGCAAGAAGGAATCCGGCCACCCGGATACCCGAGTGGGCGGCAAGTACTTCAAGTTCTACGTGCTCTGGCTGACCTTCCCGCCGATGCTGCTGTTCATCCTGGGCAAGCCGATCGGCCTGATCCTGGCTTACGGTGTACTCGGTTCGCTGTTCATGCCGTTCCTGGCCCTGACCCTGCTGGGCCTGCTCAACGGCAAGCGCGTGCCGAAGGAATGGTCGAACAAGCTGCATACCAACATCGCCCTGGGCATCTGTGCTCTGCTGTTCGGGATCCTCGGTGTCCAGCAGCTGGTCAAGGCCATCGCCCCGATTTTCGGCGGCTGA
- a CDS encoding FitA-like ribbon-helix-helix domain-containing protein: METLSIPNLNARTIEGLRVLAACHGRTLETEARAILEQAARGLTEADEFLASIVTHDQPAP, encoded by the coding sequence ATGGAGACACTGAGCATTCCCAACCTGAACGCGCGCACCATTGAAGGCCTCCGTGTGCTGGCCGCTTGCCACGGCCGCACACTGGAGACCGAGGCGCGAGCCATTCTTGAGCAGGCCGCCCGCGGACTGACCGAAGCGGACGAGTTCCTCGCCTCGATCGTCACCCACGACCAGCCGGCCCCTTAA
- a CDS encoding NAD(P)/FAD-dependent oxidoreductase, whose translation MYSRAQSPRTAVVVGAGMVGLATAWHLQERGLEVTVLDRSGVAAGASWGNAGWLTPGMAMPLSDPTLWSYAPKALLDSTAPLHIPARLDPKLWAFLARFGLHATAKAWEKAMAALTPIDRMALDSFDELTSNGVDAWTRKGPFVIGFERERESGPFIHEIQQVEKAGQRVPLKRLDNPQVKVPQLSAGVSTVYEMEDQRFIEPGPFVQALADAVQARGARIVTGGEVHSLRHGPQGISVDSYGQEPVNADVVVLATGAWLPKLAKPLGVKTQIQAGRGYSFSVATDDPAEFPIYFPARRVACTPYQGRLRIAGTMEFRGPDEPLQTGRIDAILASVRPLFTNMDLENLEDIWVGARPVTPDGLPVVGATRSPGVYVAGGHGMWGIVLGPATGKLLAEQIVTGHVPDEIRPFDPLR comes from the coding sequence GTGTACTCACGCGCACAGTCGCCGCGCACCGCCGTCGTTGTCGGTGCTGGAATGGTTGGCCTGGCTACGGCTTGGCATCTGCAGGAACGCGGGCTCGAGGTGACGGTCCTGGATCGCTCCGGCGTAGCTGCCGGCGCTTCATGGGGCAACGCCGGGTGGCTGACACCCGGCATGGCCATGCCGCTGTCCGATCCGACTCTGTGGTCCTACGCACCCAAGGCGCTTCTCGATTCGACCGCGCCGCTGCACATCCCCGCCCGGCTGGATCCGAAGCTCTGGGCGTTCCTGGCACGCTTCGGCCTGCACGCCACTGCGAAGGCCTGGGAAAAAGCGATGGCCGCGCTGACGCCGATCGACCGCATGGCTCTGGACTCCTTCGACGAACTGACGTCGAACGGCGTGGACGCGTGGACGCGGAAGGGCCCCTTTGTCATCGGCTTCGAGCGGGAAAGGGAAAGCGGCCCTTTCATCCACGAGATCCAGCAGGTGGAGAAGGCCGGCCAGCGCGTGCCCCTCAAGCGCCTGGACAATCCGCAGGTGAAGGTGCCCCAGCTGTCCGCCGGAGTGTCCACGGTTTATGAAATGGAAGACCAGCGCTTCATCGAACCGGGGCCGTTTGTGCAGGCACTGGCCGACGCAGTGCAGGCCCGCGGCGCCAGGATCGTGACCGGCGGCGAGGTGCACTCCCTGCGCCACGGCCCGCAGGGAATCTCTGTCGACAGCTACGGACAGGAACCGGTGAACGCCGACGTCGTGGTGCTCGCTACCGGGGCCTGGCTGCCGAAGCTGGCCAAGCCGCTTGGGGTGAAGACACAGATCCAGGCCGGCCGCGGCTACTCGTTCAGCGTGGCCACCGACGATCCTGCCGAGTTCCCCATCTACTTCCCGGCCCGCCGCGTGGCGTGCACGCCTTACCAGGGCCGGCTTCGCATCGCCGGCACGATGGAGTTCCGCGGTCCGGACGAGCCACTGCAGACCGGACGCATCGACGCCATCCTTGCCTCGGTGCGCCCGCTGTTTACCAACATGGACCTGGAGAACCTCGAGGACATCTGGGTTGGCGCACGGCCGGTCACACCGGACGGACTGCCGGTGGTCGGCGCCACCCGCTCCCCCGGGGTCTACGTGGCCGGCGGCCACGGTATGTGGGGCATTGTCCTAGGTCCGGCAACCGGCAAACTGTTGGCCGAGCAGATCGTCACCGGACACGTTCCGGATGAGATCCGCCCCTTCGACCCGCTCCGGTAA
- a CDS encoding Lrp/AsnC family transcriptional regulator → MDETDRIVVQLLQADARTPNNAIAAAAGIAPSTCHGRIRSLQERGIIRGFHADVDPAAVGRGLQALISIRLQADARSNLTRFEKYLAGLSAVESIFFVTGDRDFMIHVAVADSEALRDLVANNLSLRPEVAGTNTTVIFEYVRPPGSSLAP, encoded by the coding sequence TTGGACGAAACGGACCGCATCGTCGTGCAGCTGTTGCAGGCCGATGCGCGCACACCCAACAATGCGATTGCCGCTGCCGCCGGCATCGCACCATCCACCTGCCACGGCCGGATCCGCTCACTCCAGGAGCGCGGGATCATCCGCGGCTTCCATGCGGATGTCGACCCCGCTGCCGTGGGACGGGGTCTGCAGGCGTTGATCTCCATCCGCCTGCAGGCGGATGCGCGGTCCAACCTGACCAGGTTCGAAAAGTACCTGGCCGGCTTGTCCGCCGTCGAAAGCATCTTTTTTGTCACCGGGGACCGGGACTTCATGATCCATGTCGCGGTGGCCGACTCCGAGGCGCTGCGGGATCTTGTGGCCAACAACCTGAGCCTCCGGCCGGAAGTGGCCGGGACCAACACCACGGTGATTTTCGAATACGTCCGTCCGCCCGGCAGTTCGCTCGCACCCTGA